A window of the Candidatus Dependentiae bacterium genome harbors these coding sequences:
- a CDS encoding 2-oxoacid:acceptor oxidoreductase family protein: MKIADMIIKKKYTEVIWYGRGGQGAITASQLIADAAYEEGYRGVTTAPSFGAERRGAPVSAFLRLAHEPIRIFSQISTPDIIVVLDPSLLPVLDLPGRFPASSVVIINSKYTPEKLKLEHFNTVGIADITTVALENNLTMAGVAILNTPILGAFVKVTGLVSLAAVEKAIIKKFSSTGARINMLTARIIHDATKIYSTN; this comes from the coding sequence ATGAAAATTGCAGACATGATAATAAAGAAAAAGTATACTGAGGTGATCTGGTACGGAAGGGGCGGGCAGGGGGCCATAACTGCAAGCCAGCTTATAGCGGACGCGGCTTATGAGGAAGGATACAGGGGCGTTACAACAGCGCCCTCATTCGGTGCTGAAAGGAGAGGAGCGCCGGTGTCTGCGTTTCTGCGTCTGGCCCATGAACCGATACGTATTTTTTCACAAATTTCGACACCCGATATTATTGTCGTCCTTGACCCCTCACTGCTTCCTGTGCTGGACCTTCCTGGCAGGTTTCCTGCAAGTTCCGTGGTTATAATAAATTCGAAATACACGCCGGAGAAACTGAAACTGGAACATTTCAATACTGTGGGGATCGCCGATATCACTACTGTGGCGCTGGAAAATAATCTCACCATGGCCGGCGTGGCGATCCTTAATACCCCGATCCTGGGCGCCTTTGTGAAGGTCACGGGACTGGTGAGCCTGGCAGCCGTGGAAAAGGCCATAATAAAAAAATTTTCTTCCACCGGGGCGCGGATAAACATGCTCACCGCGAGGATAATACATGACGCGACGAAAATCTACAGTACAAACTGA
- a CDS encoding 4Fe-4S binding protein — protein sequence MGTRQCGHITASSSPAAGEAGRTGDWRVQHPEFDYTVCTPARSNTPSCFRCWTFCPDGVISKTVPPRVDLEYCKGCGICSEICPTGAIKMVPEEE from the coding sequence ATGGGAACGAGACAGTGCGGCCATATCACCGCTTCATCATCGCCGGCAGCGGGCGAAGCCGGAAGGACCGGCGACTGGCGGGTGCAGCACCCGGAATTCGATTACACTGTCTGCACCCCGGCCAGGAGCAACACGCCCTCATGTTTCCGGTGCTGGACCTTCTGTCCCGACGGGGTCATCAGCAAGACCGTACCACCCAGGGTCGATCTGGAATACTGTAAAGGGTGCGGGATCTGTTCGGAAATCTGTCCTACGGGCGCAATAAAAATGGTCCCCGAAGAAGAATGA